A stretch of the Massilia varians genome encodes the following:
- a CDS encoding 3-hydroxyacyl-CoA dehydrogenase encodes MQIQNNVFIVTGGASGLGAATARMITEAGGKVVIADVQVEAGAALAAELGGQFVKCDVTQEADGLAVVEAATKLGSLRGLVNCAGVAPAVKTVGKDGPHPLDAFQRAVNINLVGTFNMCRLAADAMGKTEASEYGERGIIINTASVAAFDGQIGQAAYGSSKAAVAGMTLPMARDLARSGIRVMTIAPGIFETPMLMGMPQEVRDSLGKMVPFPPRLGMPKEYAHLAKAIIENVMLNGETIRLDGAIRMQPK; translated from the coding sequence ATGCAAATTCAGAACAATGTGTTCATCGTGACCGGTGGCGCGTCGGGCCTGGGAGCAGCCACGGCGCGCATGATCACGGAAGCGGGCGGCAAGGTCGTCATCGCCGACGTGCAGGTCGAGGCCGGCGCCGCGCTGGCGGCCGAGTTGGGCGGGCAGTTCGTCAAATGCGACGTCACGCAGGAAGCGGACGGCCTGGCGGTCGTGGAAGCGGCCACCAAGCTGGGCAGCTTGCGCGGCCTGGTCAACTGCGCTGGCGTGGCGCCGGCCGTCAAGACCGTCGGCAAGGACGGTCCGCACCCGCTGGACGCCTTCCAGCGCGCGGTGAACATCAACCTGGTCGGTACCTTCAACATGTGCCGCCTGGCGGCCGACGCCATGGGCAAAACCGAAGCATCGGAATACGGCGAGCGCGGCATCATCATCAACACCGCCTCGGTCGCGGCCTTCGACGGCCAGATCGGCCAGGCCGCCTACGGTTCCTCGAAAGCGGCGGTGGCCGGCATGACCCTGCCGATGGCGCGCGACCTGGCGCGCAGCGGCATCCGCGTGATGACCATCGCTCCGGGCATTTTCGAGACCCCGATGCTGATGGGCATGCCGCAGGAAGTGCGCGACTCGCTGGGCAAGATGGTGCCGTTCCCGCCGCGCCTCGGCATGCCGAAGGAGTACGCCCACCTGGCCAAGGCCATCATCGAGAACGTGATGCTCAACGGCGAAACGATCCGCCTGGACGGCGCGATCCGCATGCAGCCGAAGTGA